In Takifugu flavidus isolate HTHZ2018 chromosome 1, ASM371156v2, whole genome shotgun sequence, the DNA window AAGCGGAGGACAGAAGTGCTGCACGGCCATGATCCTCATCTGTCCGCTGCCAGCCTGGATTCCATTCATATTTCACAGGCAATCTCCAGGTCTCATCCGTCTCGCTCTTTTCAGATTCACACCCAACAACCTTGTCCTAGATAACAGGCAAGAATGTATTTTCACCTTCAACCAAGTAATTACAAAAAAGGAAGAACAATTTAGGCAGCACTcaaaaaagtgttattttttaTTCTAGGTTCTCCTTTTGTGATTCAAGGCCCGCTTCCGAATCAGCTTCCCTGTCCCCAGGGCTCTGTTTGCTTTTATACGGACACCTGAGTGTGAAGAAGCAGCTCAAAAACAGATGACTAGAAACTTGCTCAAAGATATTTAATCTATAAATATCTGAAAGACACTATTGTATGTTCGCTCTGCCAGCTATTCACAAAACACAGAAGTCCCTTTCACACAGGTACTGGAAGACTGTTGCACCTCTGTTGCTCTTTACCGTTCTGTACCGGGCCTGCAATGGAAGTGGGGTGTGTGAATATCTATGTTTCACACCTTTGAGTCAGTCTTTGTTGCTTCAATGCTGCCCAGAATCTTTTAGGGCACAATAGCCACCTTTTTACACAGGGAGTGCGAGATGGGAGCTTCTGTCCATAACTTTGACCTTCTGCAAGAGTTCTCGACCTTTATTTTCAGTCTAAACAAAGCTCGGCTTCAGAACTCCTCATGAGAGAATCACGTGTGAAAAGTCCTTGAGAAATGACTGTGAGACTCGTTCAGCTGTCCTCGGACAAATAAACCGTCCATAAAGTATGAAATCAAttcaaaacctttaaaaagaacCTGGCCTGCAGTTTACTGATAGAAGAGTGAAgcattaggctaattggaagcGGATCTTATTGATCCTTAACTGCATTCAATATATCTACTTTTACATCCTTATGAAAATAAATGCCTCCTGTCTGTTCCGTCAGCTTCCTGTGAGatgaaatataaaaagaaaatgaggaaatgGGACATCTCGAGCTTGTTGTAAAGACCTAATGATGAGAATTAAAGCATACAGTCAATCACTGAGGATATTAAGCTGCACTCCAAGTCTGCAGAGTGGGTTTGTTTCCTCGTCATCCAAAGCTTTCTCATTCTTTCTGCTGACACCGAGGGTGTGAGGATTTAATAACGATAAATGAAGACGATTATTTTTAATCGGTTAATCGGGTTGAAATTTGTAAACGCTAGACTTTCAGACTCGACAAAAGGGAGAAAGTGGTGCTTTGGCTCCACCTAGGGGTGGATTTAGCACGTACACCCAAGTCGTGTTTAATGAACAACCGCCAACAAAATGCAAATCTGTGCAAGTTTTATTGaacttcctgcctcctccaaCAAAATGGTTGGGTCATAACTACACTCAAGCCAACTCCACCCTAAAAACCTGACCCACAGGCGCAAGCCTCACAAAACAGCATCTGTTTGATGTAATTATAAAGCTGAATCAGATGTAAACCTCAGAATCCCAGAACAGAGATGACCAAGCAATACATAAAATGTTGAACCGTATTCTAACAGCAGTGTAACAGCATAAAACCGAAGTTTCCTTTGAAAAGCCTGAAGAAACATTCATCACATCCAAACTCTTCTCTAGCAGCATTACACAAATACAACTTGTTAAtcagacacacaaattgaacaaaatacaaaataatttTAACAGTAACATAAACCATCAACTTTTAAATTAACATTGACCATCAGGTGAAcctatattttaatttaaataagcGTCTTCTTACAAAGTCTTGGAATGTATGCATTTCAAGGCTTTCAATGACTCTTCAGATTAAAAATTGTCACTTAACAGCCTCCTCAGCCATAAGAATTGCATGGTTTAGAAAGGATGTGATCACTGATGCCATGGGTTAAAATTTGTTATGAGTCTGAAACTTTACACTTCACGCTTCTTCCATTTCCTCTGTTGCACTCCAGTTTCTGCAGTCATCCTCCAAAGAAACCCAGCAATCAGCACCTTCCCACAGGaagtgcctttttaaaaaaattaaatattaatagtCAAGGTGAAGCAGTGGCTTGTGCGGTGTTTGACATTTGTTGGGGGCTTGTTCATTTTAAAAGGACATGATGGTTCTCTGGATGATCTCTACGCATTCATGCAACTCCTCTTCGTTGATggtgaggggcggggccaggcgGATGATGTCACCGTGGGTGGGCTTGGCCAGCAGCCCATTGTCACGAAGGCGCAGGCACACCTTCCAAGCATCACAGTCTAGAGAGAGTTCACGTGGTTAAATAGGCAAATATGAGTGAAACCGAGCAAAAATGTCATATACACCAGTAAACAGAATATAAATACTTAAAAAGAGCAAAGCCAACTAGCGGAGGGTTTAAATGCTAACCGAAGCTGCTGCGTTTAAGGACAGTTGGACACTCTACCTTTAGTCTCCTTGATGATGATTGCGTTGAGCAGGCCTTTCCCCCTCACTGTTGTCACAATGTCTTTGGGCAGTTTACTCAGCTCTGATCTCAGCAGCTCTCCCATCCTTTGAGCATTCTCTgccagcctctcctcctccatcacctgcagaGAAGAACAGAGCGATAAGACAATCAGAGTGGCTCCAAGTGATACACGCAGGCTTGTTTAGTCTTTAAAGGCACCTAGTGAGTCCTTTAACTCCACCGCAATACTTAAATGGTTATTCATACCCCTGCCTTCCAAAGAGAagtttattttaatgaatgaTTAACAGCATTTTCTCACTCAAAGTCAAACAGGCACTTCCGTCGCTGTCCTGTCTTTAACCAGAGACAAAAGATGAGACACACAtgggaaaaagaaataaagtgcaCTCCTATAGTTACCTCAAGTGCAGCCATGGCAACCTGACAGGCGATGGGGTTTCCCCCGAAGGTGGACCCATGTTCCCCAGGCTTGATCGTCAACATTATCTCATCATCGCACAGCACTGCCGATACCTGCGTGAAAGGCAAACGCACGTCACACCAAAGGTAAGATTCTAAACGCTTCATGAGTCTTGCAACACAATAGTTATGCCAGTTATGACAACAAAGTTGCTTAACTGGATATGTTCCTCCAGAGAGAGCTTTGCCAAGCAGCACTATATCAGGGCGGACTTCCTCGTGGTCCACAGCCAGCCGGCGGCCCGTCCTCCCCAGTCCCGTCTGCACCTCATCAGCAATCCAGAGAACCTAGACAAAACAAATGTCTTTAGTCCTAATCTCCCAACAGGCCCTATATCCTTACTGTAATTACACCATTTCAGCTGTCAACAACATGGATGCTATTCAACTATTGGTCACAGCAAAACAAGTTGAGAACCATCAATCCTGAGATCTATACGATTCTCTGCTCGCCATCCAGTTCTCTTAGCTTCTCCTGTCTACGCCACTTAACTTCCACTCTTGTGTTTGGCACTGGAACGCTCTTGAGCATAGAGGCACGTGTCTAATGTGAGTCTATCACATTCCTGTCTATAAGAAATCTACCTCTGGGGTTTTCACCATAGGAAGCTCAGGCAATTTTtgagaaacacaaaagaaaaaataatcatattttgtggctttttacAGTTCATGAATGGCATTTGTGTTAATGAGCCCTGGTATGCTAAAGGTCATTACCTCctattatttaaatatttttatttgcacACAATCAGAAATCTTCCAGTGCTGCAAGATACTCAGCGCACTACGTCTAAATTAGCAGCTGATTAATAAATTCAACAAAAAGTATTTCACAGTTATCAGACAGACAAATGGAAAATATCCAAATGTCTTCCGTTGGGACAGGAATGAATAATGAACAGGCTGCCATATTTACAGAGCCATCATTTGAGGCCCACAGCCACGCATCATTACTCACGTTGTATTTGGTGCAAAGCTCTCGGATTGTGGTCAGGTAGCCTGGGTCAGGCACCACCACCCCAGCTTCACCCTGGATGGGCTCCACCATAAAAGCTGCAGTATTAGGGTCTTGAAGGGCTTTCTGGAGAAAGGAAGGTGGACACACTCATACATCTTTATCTGTATTCAGTAAAACTCAGCCAAGAGAAACCCACGACCAAAGTTAATCATTACAACATGAGTATATAAAAGAGCTCTGCTGCAATATCTTATCTAAGTGAACGTACATGAGCGCTACCGTTCAATCCTTCCGTCTGTGTTTACAAAGACTGACACAGGCAGGTCAACAAGGCGGACGAATCTTGTGAAATCTTTCAAAACAACAATCGGGTTAAATGAAATCGTTTCTTGGATGTCAGTAAGTCTGGGTGCAAGTCCAAATCTTTAAAATCCTTCCTGCACATTACAAAAGTGCATTATGGATCTTTCAATCAGGAAGCTGACACTGAACCCTAGAACGTCAAAAAAACCCTGATAAAAAAAGGGATTGTTGACTTTTATCAAGGGTAAAGAGCCAAAAACAtgcacagcaaaataaaaactaaaGGTTAAAATGATAGTGAGGCCAGGCCTGGAGACTTGGAATCCAGTTATTTTACCAGCAATGTAAAGGTAGTAAAGTTCTGCTTGTTCAAATCTGCATGGAGCTCAAAATCATCCCCCATCAATGAAATTAAATTGAAGACATTTGTGACATTATTAGCGACGATTCACACACTTTACCTCCAGGGATGGGACGTCATTGTACGGGACAAGATCAAAGCCGGGCATAAAGGGGCCAAAACCTTCATAACTGCTTGGGTCTGTAGAGCTGGAGATAGCCGCCATGGTTCGGCCCCAGAAGTTTCCATCTAATCAGCAGGAGGAAATAGAGAGGAGAGAATTTCATAATTGAGCATTTATAATTCTGGCTTTCTCAATGGATGCATCTTCAAAAGCCAGACTTTTGTCGAGAAGATGCACGCTTACTTGCAAAGATGATCTTGGCCTTGTTTTTGGGAACCCCCTTTACAGTGTAAGCCCACCTGCGAGCAAGCTTGCAAGCGGTCTCGCCACTTTCAACGCCTAATTGGGTGCAAAATACAGACACTTCAAcaaaaagacacagaaacagGAGACATCCAATTAGTGATTGTGCCCCTGCAGTACCTGTATTCATGGGTAAGACTTTGTCGTAGCCAAACAGGTTGGTGATGTATTCTTCATAAGCTCCCAGCACATTGTTGTAGAACGCTCTGGATGTCAGCGTGAGTTTGGACGCCTGAGCGTTAAGTGCAGCGATGATCTTTGGGTGACAGTGGCCCTGGTTCACGGCGCTGTAAGCACTTAGGAAGTCATAATATCTGTTGCCTTCCACATCCCACACGTAAATACCTAGGGACAAAAGGACAATGACTGAatccacagaaaaaaacaacggTTCCTTTCTGGTGACGAGAGAAAAACTCACCTTTTCCTTtctccagggcaacaggcaggGGATGGTAGTTGTGTGCACCATGCTTGTCCTCACGGGCAAAGATTTGCTCTGGGGTTAGTGGGTGCTCAGCGTTAGTTTTGGAAGCAGCGGTGGAGGCTGGGCGTGATCCAGATGGAAGGTTTTGGTGGAGAGCACGGGCAGTGTACCTGAGGCTACATCTCAGCTTGATCATTCTGTTCATACCGTTCTATCACGATGGAGGAGTTGCTGAAAAGACGTCAGCAATTATAATAGGTAACAAATTCAATTGGTGTGTTTACAACAGGAATTTAATGAATTAAGGAAGACGAAAGATAGGAAGAATACACAAGCCAAATTATTAATGATTAAAGCATAATATAAAATACTTATACTAATCAATTAGCTATTTCAATTTTTAAACTCATCTCGAATGTCAGACTTGGACTTCTACTTCCCTCCTTGCCAAGTTTGTTGCAATTTCACAATATAATTAATTTATAAttaattaaagacaaacaaaaaccaaaaccctcTGACACAGCAATGAAGTCAAACAACATGCACTATTATATTTCCACCGGTCTGTCAGCTTTACAGGTCTGCTGAACAATGATTCCCTTTCACATACAAAACAATACAGGGTGCTACGTGAGCAGATTAGGTGCCAGTAAAGGCATAACAAGTTACTGCCTTTTAATAATTGTGTAACACAGGAAGGTTATAGCTATTATGGCGGGGGTTCAAGAATATTTGACCTTTGGGAGTTTTCTGAGGACAGTTAAAAGTTATTAATTGGAGTGCCAACAAAAATCTGTAAAGATTAACCATACACTGTGTATAGTTATATTGTgtgtataacacacacacacacacacacacacacgtataaatAGCATGGTGCACCTGATACGAATTACGTCACGGAGCACCGCCGATGCTGTTAACCTGGCATCGATAGGTGATTGGTTAACGCGGAGATGCCCCTGCCACACACCCACGTATTACAGCCATACATGGGACTTCGTTTCAATTCGTAGCCAATTCGCTAGTTTATTCATCTCTGAATAGTAGCGAGCTTTTACAACGCAATCGttattaaataataaacaaaagaGGCGACTATACAAATAATGCATAAATACCAGAAAGACGTTAAACGAGCCAAGAGGACACGATGGCGAGACAGGTCCCGTTTGACGgcggagaaggaaagagaggcgGCAATAAGCGACTCGGATGGTTAACGCATGCCTACGTCATAGGACACGCCCCATGCTGCAATTTTTCCGACGGTTGCAATAGTCACCACGAATGCATCACGGTGGCATCGTCATTGTTGTGAAATATTAACTGTATTAAATGATTAATGATTCAGAATTCAACAACGCGACCCAATAGGGAATAACTGGGAATCAGATCCATATTTAATTTTTAGCGTCAAGAATCGTTTAATAAAAGTTTACCGCGCCTGTACGACATTCGCTGTACGCGCATGCGCGAAGTGGCATCGTGTGCGTCATGGCTGCTAAGGGCTGGCCAGTCTGTTCGAAAAGTTTGAAAGGTGTCATATTAGACTTGTGTGGTGTTTTATATGACTGCGGTGAGGGCGGAGGTGTAGCGATTTCTGGTTCGGTCGAAGCTCTAAAAAAGTGAGTCAATAAACTGCGAGTCGTTTCAGACCTTCCTCCTTTAGCCATTAGCTTGTTCAGCCAAGTACTCTATAATCAGTACAGTAGGGCTGTGTGATGTTGACCTATTTCTTTTccgttttattttaaagactgAAGGCATCCGACTTGAAACTGCGCTTTTGTACCAATGAGAGCCAGGAAGCCAGAGCTACGTTTGTAGCAAAGCTCCAAAGACTGGGGTTTGACATTTCTGTATCTGAGGTCTTCTCACCTGCACCTGCAGCCGTAGCTGCGCTTCAGCAGAGAGGTTTACGGCCCCACCTGCTGGTCTGTGATGGTACTGCGCCAATTGGCATATTATAAAATCAGCCTTCTAGCGTACAGTACTGTGTATTCAGGGTGTTTAAAAGGGGATATTTTTCCAAGCCAATGCAAATGTACCCAAATTCAATGCTTACtctctttattttcctgcaGGTCTTCTCTCTGAATTCGACAGTGTTGACAAGACCAACCCAAACTGTGTGGTCATTGGAGACGCCGCTGAGAAATTTTCCTACCAGAACCTGAACAAAGCATTTAGGATCCTAGAAAACCTTGAGAATCCATTACTCCTGTCCCTTGGACAAGGGTAATACTGTGATACGTCGACAATTTAAATGTGCACACAGGTTAAATGTAAAATGGTTCTGCAAAGATAAACATGTTTGTGTCTTCATAGAAAGTACTATAAGGAGACGGATGGGTTGAGTCTTGATGTTGGAGCTTATATGAAGGCTCTGGAGGTACAGTGAGTTGGGAACGGTCTGTGTTTGAGTTGGTCAGAAGATTAATTAATCACTATTTTGTTCCAGTATGCCTGTGATGTGAAGGCTGAAGTTTTTGGAAAACCTTCCTCATTATTCTTCCAGAGTGTTCTCAATGATATGGGGCTTCAGCCACACGAGGTATGTGCGTAAACTGGTTGCATGTTTtcaagaaaaaaacccactcaTGTAGATGTAATAAGCAAGAAACAACGTTTATCACTGGTGTATTTGGGATCAGTTTAGGCTTAATTAGCGTTCAGGCTGATGACTCTTCCTGTCTGAGGATCTTGTGGGCAGCCGTGCAAACAGCCGTGCAAACTGCCGTGCACGATCTGCAAATGCAGCAGCACGCCATGACACGGTGCACATTCTGAACACTCATCTCTGATACTGATGGTTAATGCAGCGATTAATATTTTACAAATGGGGAAAATGTCATTCTGGATCTGgattaattttatccaaacccTTAAAGATTTGTTCAAAATTTTAGTAGTTTATTCACAGATAAAGGCAGAAATGCATTAACACTGACTTGTTCAGATAATTTTACACCTCCATCGGCGATTGGATATCCAAGTCTCCTGTTCTACTTGTTTCACCTGTTACACACTTTAATAAGTCTCGGGTACATTGAAACTCAACCATGAAGCATTTACAAGTGTAACAGATTGTGAAAGGAAATTCGAAAGGATCTTCCTCTTAATACTGAAGGTTTTCAACATGTTATTCAGGCCTTCTCTCTGTTAACAATCCAGTGTAAAGATTGTATTCCTCACACCGTGTTACCTGAAATGATCCACGAATAAATTCTTACTGTGTCTAAATCTTGTTTTTTGAGATCTTAAATCTCTCAAGtaaattacattattttttGGCGCCACTACTGCAACAGTACTCATGTTAGATTTTCTCGAGGGCTTGTCTTCCGTCTCGACCCACCGCCATGTTCTGACCTTTGACGAtgagcagcagggggccgataagATGGTGTGCTGCGATATTGTCTTTTAAAAATTCCGTAACCCTCTTGTTCTTTTCCGCTTCTCTTCgaatgaaggtggtgatgattgGGGATGATCTGGTTAATGATGTGGGCGGTGCCCAGCAGTGCGGAATAAAAGGTGTACAAGTCAGGACTGGAAAATACAGGTCAGTACTGCCATGCAACCCAATTTATTTGGTGATTGTTAAAAAGTCAATATGTATGAAACGAGTCTGATACAAACTTTTCCGTACTTTTTAAATCAGTGTTGCCGAAAAccagctttttaaaaacaaatgttcgTGTTTAAGGTGGATCTACTTTTTCAGGCAGAAACAGATGTCTGGACGTTCAGTGTTCCCTGCTGTTGCAGACAAAATCCAAATGTATTTTCCCTTGTCTattaaatcaaatatttttttcttaaggTACGGTAAACTATGCCTAAACAACTtatatttccttttctttggaaAAGTAAATCTGAATAGCTACTGCAGTGGTAATTATGTCGCATGCCCAAAGACAAATCCAAAATTGGAGTTTTAGAGTAGTATTTTAGCATTGTAATATGGTATGTTGCTTTGATTTGAAGACCCTTGGGCATTTGATCCTTAAAAGATCAAATGATCATGCTGCATGATTGGTAACGTGGCAATAACAAGATGTGTCATGTTGCTTAAGCCTTTTATTCGTATGGGCTGAATATTCTaagaaatgaaatcaagttGCTTTTGTATTTTGTAAAACCCCAGAAAAGATTATTAAAAAGTAGCTAGACGTAGCGAGATTTAGCGCGAAAGTCAGAGTTGGCAACACTGCTTCAAACGCCACTATTGGATAGACAAactattatttaaaataaagtctAAAATGGAAACTGTCAGATTAATAATACTAATGAATGTGCCTTATTGAGGATTTTGAAATTGACTATTTCAACATCACCCTCTTATTTTTAGTGCTTCATTTTCTATACGTGTTTTCTATTCATACAAGTTTCTTACtgcaatgacatcctgccggtAGGGGGCGCTCTCGCACCGCAGTTGCTTCCCATAACACAGGCCCACATTTATCAGCGTGTGAATCCTTTCCACCAACATACTGTTTACAGTCACCCATACATTATATATAAGATCTCTAGACGGTAGAGATGACTCAGCTCCTTGATAGCATATAAACAGGCAACCTAAGAAGCCTAAAATAATGTGTTTGTTGTAAAGAAGAAAGGGTGCGaatatactttttttaaaatcacatgttAAATTATTTATTATACAGTGGCTTTATAGTAATAGGTATAtaatttcaagtgtttttactgtattttatgGATCTAATCTATTAAAAGCATCCCACTTGTTGCCCTTTAAATAACATAGCATACAGTcctgaggtcatgtgaccagagaaCGCTGAGTAATCAGCTTTTGCATCAGTCAGCTCTAATCCTAACTGAACGATGATGTCCATATTTGTAGTTTGGTTTTCCTGGTGTCTATGAATGTGAGGTTTGGAGTTTTGTGCATGTAAAGAATACAAAGACTAAAAGTCTTTATTATCATTGTACTTTGGACAGCGAAAATCATTCACAAAACCTATGCGGTAATGAAATTTGTAATGGATAAGTGGGAGCAACTggttaaaataattgaaatgatTCCTTCATTTGACCCTGCTGGCTCAGTATCATGATACATATTGCTTTTTAGAGACCAAGTAGGGTTTTATATGGTGAGAAATACACATTCACAATCAATAGAGCAATTTATTGCGTAACATAATCCTTTTACAACGGTGGCACTTATTAAGGCCAGCATGTCCTTTCAGGCTAAAGTTATATCATCAGTGGTTGCCTTTTAGGTGCTTGTGAATGATTATCCTTTGGGGCTGGCAGCTTGGGTGTCTCTGCTGTAAAAACCAAAATGTTGCATGCACACCCTGTTAGTGTAAACATTTCACAATATTCGTATTGGAAGTTAACCAACAATTGTGGCCCTCATTAGATTTTATAGCTTGAGTAAGTTGTGATTTCCTCATTTAACATACAGGTCAGACCCTGTTGGTGTAATGTATACCTTCTGTGAACGAGAAGGGAAACAGTGAtacaaaataattttttttaaagccacagACGCAGTGAACCCTAGATTTCTGCAAGCGGCTATAAACGCCCAGTCAGCTCTGTGAAAACACATCTGTTTCCACGTCAACCAGATGCTGTGCAGGCCTTGGGCTTGGAGAAAAAAACCGGCCTCAAATACCTCAGAGCTATAGTGACAAGGCAGGAAGGGGAAGAGGCGCACATCAGATAAACCCAAtgatttaaaatcattttcacAAAGATTTGAAGGTACCCTTCCTCAACAAGGGCAGCATTAGGC includes these proteins:
- the oat gene encoding ornithine aminotransferase, mitochondrial codes for the protein MNRMIKLRCSLRYTARALHQNLPSGSRPASTAASKTNAEHPLTPEQIFAREDKHGAHNYHPLPVALEKGKGIYVWDVEGNRYYDFLSAYSAVNQGHCHPKIIAALNAQASKLTLTSRAFYNNVLGAYEEYITNLFGYDKVLPMNTGVESGETACKLARRWAYTVKGVPKNKAKIIFANGNFWGRTMAAISSSTDPSSYEGFGPFMPGFDLVPYNDVPSLEKALQDPNTAAFMVEPIQGEAGVVVPDPGYLTTIRELCTKYNVLWIADEVQTGLGRTGRRLAVDHEEVRPDIVLLGKALSGGTYPVSAVLCDDEIMLTIKPGEHGSTFGGNPIACQVAMAALEVMEEERLAENAQRMGELLRSELSKLPKDIVTTVRGKGLLNAIIIKETKDCDAWKVCLRLRDNGLLAKPTHGDIIRLAPPLTINEEELHECVEIIQRTIMSF
- the lhpp gene encoding phospholysine phosphohistidine inorganic pyrophosphate phosphatase, producing MAAKGWPVCSKSLKGVILDLCGVLYDCGEGGGVAISGSVEALKKLKASDLKLRFCTNESQEARATFVAKLQRLGFDISVSEVFSPAPAAVAALQQRGLRPHLLVCDGLLSEFDSVDKTNPNCVVIGDAAEKFSYQNLNKAFRILENLENPLLLSLGQGKYYKETDGLSLDVGAYMKALEYACDVKAEVFGKPSSLFFQSVLNDMGLQPHEVVMIGDDLVNDVGGAQQCGIKGVQVRTGKYRPSDETHQTVTADGTVDDLAQAVDMILSHRQ